A single genomic interval of Dyella sp. GSA-30 harbors:
- a CDS encoding nuclear transport factor 2 family protein, which yields MMLDLPAPIVAYFAADGGNDADALVKSFLEDAVVVDERHTYNGRAEIKQWKVNSSAKYEYTSEPIAVASIDGKFLVTSRLVGTFKGSPIDLRYCFELQDDKIASLEIGL from the coding sequence ATGATGCTCGACCTTCCTGCACCTATTGTTGCCTACTTCGCCGCAGACGGCGGAAATGATGCGGATGCTTTAGTTAAGAGCTTTCTCGAAGACGCCGTCGTTGTGGATGAGCGTCATACCTATAACGGCCGGGCCGAGATCAAGCAGTGGAAGGTGAATTCGTCGGCCAAGTACGAATACACCAGCGAGCCGATCGCAGTTGCGAGCATCGATGGCAAATTCCTTGTCACTAGCCGTCTGGTTGGCACGTTCAAAGGAAGCCCTATCGATCTGCGGTATTGCTTTGAATTGCAAGACGACAAGATTGCTTCGCTGGAGATCGGCTTATGA
- a CDS encoding AAA family ATPase, which translates to MSVQPEAFIEQAEYLDRQSFIDWGADHPDESAILRKLTQGGAKLISGPRGCGKTTLMLKAYNKLLKDQAVLPVYVNFKRSLVIEPLYAAGDKGTYVFNQWILLKMYEGLYRTIGELGESIFLSIDAADAAERIAALEMSRFELIPGLDLNINRLELDLLRVIDKCNRARCVLLLDDAAHAFSAEQQRDFFDFFRQIKSREVSPKAAVYPGVTSYSSSFHVGHDAEEIDVWVKPDRPGYIEFMRRVVESRFPPSIYPALYADREVLDFLCYSTFGIPRAFLNILQAVVDSSDDGDETFRGFKRRAVLQEVKQHYQNTLKLFRSLKDKVPTYRNFIEHGEVVLTNAIDLVKEYNRSKSVGKQSVSIAINASDMTPELVRLFSLFQYAGLCISKGVVSRGEKGRFEIYVLHYSALISANALLGKKAVNLGDYVTAFASRDAHEFTRVSPSTLTGGKNVATLFELSLPPCSVCGAPRNNRDARFCANCGSKLTLSSTYTQLISQDIAALPLTEARVAKIKEQSSIRQVKDILLDKEHRELRGVDRIGPYWAGRIVRLAEEFVE; encoded by the coding sequence ATGTCCGTACAGCCTGAGGCGTTTATTGAACAAGCGGAGTACCTCGACCGTCAATCGTTTATCGATTGGGGCGCGGATCACCCCGACGAATCCGCAATTCTCAGGAAGCTTACGCAAGGCGGCGCAAAGCTGATCAGCGGGCCGCGCGGTTGCGGTAAGACAACGCTAATGCTCAAGGCATACAACAAACTGTTGAAAGATCAAGCAGTGCTGCCAGTGTATGTGAACTTCAAGCGTTCACTAGTGATCGAGCCACTGTATGCCGCGGGCGACAAGGGAACCTACGTCTTCAACCAGTGGATCTTGTTAAAGATGTACGAAGGGCTATATAGAACAATCGGCGAGCTTGGCGAGAGTATCTTTTTGTCAATTGACGCAGCTGACGCTGCGGAAAGAATCGCGGCCCTGGAGATGTCTAGGTTCGAGCTCATCCCTGGCTTGGATCTAAATATCAATCGACTTGAGCTTGATTTGCTTCGGGTCATTGACAAGTGCAACCGCGCGCGGTGCGTACTGTTGCTTGACGATGCGGCCCATGCGTTCTCGGCTGAGCAGCAACGAGACTTCTTTGACTTCTTCCGCCAAATCAAGAGTCGAGAAGTGTCTCCGAAGGCCGCCGTGTACCCAGGTGTAACCTCTTACTCTTCTTCCTTTCACGTTGGTCATGATGCCGAAGAGATCGATGTCTGGGTAAAGCCCGATCGTCCGGGCTACATCGAATTCATGCGAAGAGTGGTTGAAAGCCGCTTTCCTCCGTCGATCTATCCGGCCCTTTATGCAGACCGAGAGGTTCTCGACTTCCTTTGCTACTCGACCTTTGGCATCCCACGCGCGTTCCTAAACATCCTCCAGGCAGTCGTGGACTCTAGTGATGATGGCGATGAGACGTTTCGAGGGTTTAAGCGTAGAGCAGTTTTGCAGGAAGTGAAGCAGCACTACCAGAACACACTCAAGTTGTTTCGATCCCTGAAAGACAAAGTGCCGACGTATCGGAACTTTATAGAGCATGGCGAGGTTGTTCTTACCAACGCGATTGATCTCGTTAAGGAATATAACCGAAGTAAGTCCGTGGGAAAGCAAAGCGTCTCGATTGCAATCAACGCATCGGACATGACCCCTGAGCTTGTCCGACTGTTCAGTCTTTTTCAGTACGCTGGATTGTGTATATCAAAAGGCGTCGTTAGTCGAGGTGAGAAGGGGCGCTTCGAGATCTATGTTCTTCACTATAGCGCGCTGATCAGCGCTAATGCATTGCTTGGAAAAAAGGCGGTCAATCTCGGTGATTATGTGACGGCGTTTGCTTCAAGAGACGCGCACGAGTTCACGAGAGTCAGCCCTTCTACGTTAACCGGGGGGAAGAACGTAGCGACACTGTTTGAGCTCTCTCTGCCACCCTGCTCGGTATGCGGCGCGCCTCGGAACAATCGAGATGCTAGGTTCTGTGCAAATTGTGGTTCAAAGTTGACTCTATCGTCGACGTACACGCAGTTGATTTCGCAAGACATTGCAGCCCTTCCCTTGACGGAGGCCCGCGTGGCAAAGATCAAAGAGCAGTCGTCTATCAGACAAGTAAAGGACATCCTGCTGGACAAGGAGCATCGTGAACTGCGCGGCGTTGATCGCATTGGTCCTTACTGGGCAGGGCGAATTGTCCGATTGGCGGAAGAGTTCGTCGAATGA
- a CDS encoding quinone oxidoreductase has protein sequence MHALIFNHFGGPDVLHWAERPDPVPAPHQALVRMQCAGLNFADVYRRNGNYHLSGQAPWILGYEGAGVIEQAAEGDTLFPVGTRVGFADMPYANAELVAVDIDKLIPLPADIDADTAAAVLLQGLTAQYLVRDSYSVKAGDVAVVHAAAGGVGLLLTQMLKAMGAKVVGIASSTVKREAVLAAGAVLAIDYAELVPAVHTLTEGRGADVVYDSVGRTLGDSLTATRIGGTVVFYGMAAGDPDPVDPRLLMDRSLTLTGGDLWNVLTSGSIRRERANALFELVRRGTVQPQIAARFPIRDGKDAHAFIESRAAIGKVLLTLAS, from the coding sequence ATGCACGCACTGATCTTCAACCATTTCGGCGGTCCCGACGTTCTGCATTGGGCCGAGCGGCCCGATCCGGTGCCTGCGCCGCACCAGGCGCTGGTGCGCATGCAGTGCGCGGGGCTGAACTTTGCCGACGTGTACCGGCGCAACGGCAACTATCATTTGAGCGGCCAGGCGCCGTGGATCCTCGGTTACGAAGGCGCCGGCGTTATCGAGCAGGCGGCTGAAGGCGACACTTTGTTCCCGGTCGGCACGCGCGTGGGTTTTGCGGATATGCCGTACGCCAATGCCGAGCTGGTCGCGGTCGATATCGACAAGCTGATTCCCCTGCCGGCGGATATCGATGCCGACACGGCTGCTGCGGTTTTGCTGCAGGGGCTGACAGCGCAGTATCTGGTACGCGACAGCTACAGCGTCAAGGCGGGCGATGTCGCGGTAGTTCACGCGGCGGCCGGCGGCGTGGGTTTGTTGCTGACGCAGATGCTCAAGGCGATGGGCGCGAAAGTCGTGGGTATCGCTTCGTCCACGGTCAAGCGCGAGGCCGTGCTGGCTGCCGGTGCGGTGCTGGCGATTGACTATGCCGAGCTGGTACCGGCAGTCCATACCTTGACCGAAGGTCGCGGTGCGGACGTGGTGTACGACTCGGTTGGGCGCACCTTGGGCGATAGCCTCACGGCAACCCGCATCGGCGGTACCGTGGTGTTCTATGGCATGGCGGCGGGCGATCCCGATCCGGTCGATCCGCGCCTGTTGATGGATCGCTCGCTGACGCTTACCGGCGGCGATCTATGGAACGTGCTGACCAGCGGCTCCATTCGGCGAGAGCGTGCGAACGCGCTGTTCGAGCTGGTGCGCCGGGGCACCGTGCAGCCGCAGATCGCTGCACGTTTTCCGATACGCGACGGCAAGGATGCTCATGCCTTTATCGAGAGCCGGGCGGCCATCGGCAAGGTGCTGCTGACGCTTGCCAGCTGA
- a CDS encoding LysR family transcriptional regulator: MFLTVAEHRGFRAAARQLGITPSAVSQAIRSLEERVGAPLFSRTTRSVRLTEAGERLLAHARPAIDMLTAGLDAASGLGGEITGRLRINVPRPVLPLLVNRLLPDFLDAHPNVELDLVGEDRPIDIVEEGFDAGIRLGNFVQIDMVAVWLTPPERFVVVGAPALFQKHGRPSSPYDLQGFRCILLRQSVRALDHWQFVVDGERITVGVEGPLVINDIEACIHSALRGVGLFQIPHSLVMSYLESGDLQAVLESYCVEVPGLSLYYPSRSQSLPKLRAFVDFATQRMRRAFKPGDYLLSPVSGPLQ, encoded by the coding sequence ATGTTTCTGACCGTGGCGGAGCACCGAGGCTTCCGAGCTGCGGCACGGCAGCTCGGCATCACACCGTCCGCCGTCAGCCAGGCGATACGCAGCCTGGAAGAACGGGTTGGCGCGCCACTCTTCTCCCGTACGACACGAAGCGTCAGGCTGACCGAAGCGGGTGAACGCCTGCTCGCCCATGCGCGCCCCGCCATCGACATGCTCACGGCCGGTTTGGACGCTGCGAGTGGTTTGGGCGGTGAGATTACCGGCCGACTGCGCATCAACGTGCCCAGGCCCGTTTTGCCGTTGCTGGTGAATCGCTTGCTGCCCGACTTTCTCGACGCTCACCCAAACGTCGAACTCGACCTGGTGGGCGAGGATCGTCCGATCGACATCGTCGAAGAAGGTTTCGATGCGGGGATACGTCTCGGAAATTTCGTCCAGATCGATATGGTCGCGGTATGGCTGACGCCACCGGAGCGCTTCGTTGTCGTTGGCGCTCCTGCGTTATTTCAAAAGCACGGGCGACCGTCGTCTCCGTACGACCTGCAGGGCTTTCGTTGCATCCTGCTGCGTCAGTCCGTGCGAGCCCTCGATCATTGGCAATTTGTCGTCGATGGTGAGCGCATCACGGTGGGCGTCGAGGGACCTCTCGTGATCAATGACATCGAGGCCTGCATTCACTCAGCGCTGAGAGGCGTTGGGCTCTTCCAGATACCGCATTCGCTTGTGATGTCGTATCTCGAAAGTGGAGACCTGCAGGCCGTGCTCGAATCGTATTGTGTCGAGGTTCCCGGTCTTTCCCTTTACTATCCAAGCCGAAGTCAATCGCTGCCAAAACTTCGCGCCTTCGTCGATTTCGCCACCCAGCGAATGCGAAGAGCATTCAAGCCTGGCGACTACCTGCTGAGTCCCGTGAGCGGCCCGCTTCAGTAG
- a CDS encoding DoxX family protein yields MSKFSWRRVLPFALAAFFVVGSLSNIFAPGSIYEEYLKWGYPSWFHFVTGSLELTAAALLLRAPSRLLGSALGCAVMLAAVATVVIHHDYGHAVPPLVAAALSLLVGWISWRKQTVATSH; encoded by the coding sequence ATGTCTAAATTCTCCTGGCGCCGGGTCTTACCTTTCGCGCTTGCCGCTTTCTTCGTCGTGGGTTCGCTCAGCAACATCTTCGCGCCTGGATCCATCTACGAGGAATACCTGAAATGGGGCTACCCAAGCTGGTTCCATTTCGTCACCGGTTCGCTGGAACTCACTGCGGCGGCGCTGCTTTTGCGGGCGCCGAGTCGTCTTTTAGGTTCGGCGCTTGGCTGTGCTGTCATGCTTGCGGCCGTCGCGACCGTCGTCATCCACCACGACTACGGGCATGCTGTGCCGCCACTCGTCGCGGCGGCTTTGTCGCTTCTGGTCGGCTGGATAAGTTGGCGCAAGCAGACAGTGGCCACTAGCCATTGA
- a CDS encoding DUF1428 domain-containing protein → MSYIDGFVIPVPNANREQFIAHARTFDAIFVEFGAIRVVECWGDDVPDGKLTDFRRAVQATQDESVVFSWVEWPDKATRDAGMAKFMQDPRMAAAADCPFDGKRMIFGGFTSVVSLPD, encoded by the coding sequence ATGTCCTACATCGATGGTTTCGTGATCCCCGTACCCAACGCCAACCGCGAACAGTTCATCGCGCACGCCCGTACCTTTGACGCCATTTTCGTGGAGTTTGGCGCCATTCGGGTGGTGGAGTGCTGGGGTGATGACGTGCCCGACGGTAAGCTCACCGATTTCCGCCGCGCCGTGCAGGCGACGCAGGATGAATCCGTGGTGTTCTCATGGGTGGAATGGCCCGACAAGGCCACTCGCGATGCCGGCATGGCGAAATTCATGCAAGACCCGCGCATGGCCGCCGCCGCTGACTGTCCTTTTGATGGCAAGCGCATGATCTTCGGCGGCTTCACATCGGTGGTCAGCCTGCCGGACTAG
- a CDS encoding PA0069 family radical SAM protein, whose amino-acid sequence MNEPPRALKGRGAASNPEGRFESIRHHVEDDGWQHALLDETQPRPRTEVTEERARSVISHNDSPDIHFSQALNPYRGCEHGCIYCYARPSHSYLNLSPGLDFETKLRAKSNLAEVLRLELAKPGYKISAINIGSNTDPYQPVERRWRLTRAALEVLAECHHPCTIVTKNALIERDIDILASMARENLIHVLVSINSLDNHLAAKLEPRASAPHRRIKTIAALTEAGVPTGVLVAPIIPALNDRDMEAVLEQAAAAGARRAGFTTVRLPYELKALFREWLALHFPQRAEHVMSLIQQMHGGKDYKADFATRMRGEGVFAQMIKKRFDVACRKHGFNQAYELKLDTSRFVPPREPSAQGQLF is encoded by the coding sequence ATGAACGAGCCTCCTCGCGCCCTCAAAGGCCGGGGCGCCGCCTCCAATCCGGAGGGGCGCTTCGAGTCGATCCGCCACCATGTCGAAGACGATGGTTGGCAACACGCCCTGCTGGACGAAACCCAGCCGCGTCCGCGCACCGAGGTGACTGAAGAGCGCGCGCGCAGCGTCATCAGCCACAACGACTCGCCCGACATCCATTTCAGCCAGGCATTGAATCCCTACCGCGGCTGCGAGCACGGCTGCATCTACTGCTATGCGCGCCCATCGCATAGCTATCTGAATCTCTCGCCCGGGCTCGATTTCGAAACCAAGCTACGCGCCAAGAGCAACCTGGCCGAGGTGCTACGGCTGGAGCTGGCCAAGCCCGGCTACAAGATCAGCGCAATCAATATCGGCAGCAATACCGATCCCTATCAACCGGTGGAGCGCCGCTGGCGGCTGACGCGCGCTGCGCTGGAGGTGCTGGCCGAATGCCATCACCCTTGCACCATCGTCACCAAGAACGCGCTGATCGAACGCGACATCGACATCCTCGCATCGATGGCACGCGAAAACCTAATCCACGTGCTTGTCTCGATCAACTCGCTGGACAATCACCTCGCCGCCAAACTGGAACCGCGCGCCAGCGCACCGCATCGGCGTATCAAGACGATTGCCGCCCTGACCGAGGCCGGTGTACCGACCGGCGTGCTGGTGGCGCCGATCATCCCCGCGCTTAACGACCGTGATATGGAAGCCGTGCTGGAACAAGCCGCGGCTGCCGGTGCTCGCCGCGCCGGCTTCACCACCGTGCGCCTGCCCTATGAACTGAAAGCCCTGTTCCGCGAATGGCTGGCCCTGCATTTCCCCCAGCGCGCCGAGCACGTCATGAGCCTGATCCAGCAGATGCATGGCGGCAAGGATTACAAAGCGGATTTCGCCACGCGCATGCGCGGTGAAGGCGTGTTTGCACAGATGATCAAGAAGCGCTTCGACGTCGCCTGCCGCAAGCACGGTTTCAACCAGGCCTATGAGTTGAAGCTTGATACATCCCGCTTTGTGCCGCCACGGGAGCCTTCGGCGCAGGGGCAGCTGTTTTAA
- a CDS encoding SDR family oxidoreductase, translating into MNFDLGLEGKRVLVSGGTKGVGAAVVSTLLEAGANVLTSARSILPRSATGPIYVAADLTTAEGCHAVINAVRQELGGIDIIVNVLGGSNAPPGGFAALDDDQWVDALNRNLMPSVRLDRALLPLMLAQGSGVIVHVTSIQHTLPLPESTTAYAAAKAALSTYSKSLSKEVTPKGVRVIRVSPGWVETEAAVRLAQRLADEAGTDYEGGKQIIMKSLGGIPLGRPAKPQEVADLIAFLVSPRASAISGTEYTIDGGTVPTA; encoded by the coding sequence ATGAACTTTGATCTCGGCCTTGAAGGCAAACGTGTATTGGTGAGCGGAGGAACGAAAGGCGTCGGCGCGGCGGTCGTATCAACGCTGCTGGAAGCCGGCGCGAACGTTCTGACCTCGGCACGCTCAATCCTACCTCGATCCGCTACGGGGCCAATCTACGTCGCTGCAGACCTTACAACGGCAGAGGGGTGCCATGCCGTCATCAACGCGGTTCGCCAGGAACTGGGTGGCATCGACATCATTGTGAATGTCCTGGGTGGATCCAATGCACCCCCGGGAGGTTTTGCCGCCCTTGATGATGATCAATGGGTTGATGCACTCAATCGCAATCTTATGCCTTCTGTTCGTCTCGATCGCGCCTTACTCCCCCTCATGCTGGCGCAGGGGTCAGGCGTCATAGTTCATGTCACGTCGATCCAGCACACGCTGCCCCTTCCCGAGTCGACAACTGCCTACGCTGCGGCAAAGGCGGCGCTTTCGACTTACAGCAAAAGCCTCTCCAAGGAAGTCACTCCGAAAGGAGTTCGCGTGATACGCGTCTCGCCAGGATGGGTTGAGACAGAGGCGGCCGTACGTCTGGCTCAGCGCCTGGCCGACGAAGCCGGCACGGACTACGAGGGCGGAAAGCAAATCATCATGAAGAGTCTGGGAGGCATCCCACTCGGCCGACCCGCCAAACCGCAGGAGGTAGCGGACTTGATCGCCTTCCTGGTATCGCCTCGCGCCAGCGCCATCTCCGGGACGGAATACACCATCGACGGTGGGACGGTGCCAACAGCTTGA
- a CDS encoding GntR family transcriptional regulator has product MDASLLTIQPASAEPIYRQIVEQLRRLIAGGQIAPGELLPSVRDVAGFHAINPMTVSRAYGMAESEGLLERLRGKGMVVAQAHRSTQTQAQRLGLLEPQLQALARQTTELELPAEPVLRRLSKLLGE; this is encoded by the coding sequence ATGGATGCCTCTCTACTCACGATTCAACCCGCCTCGGCCGAGCCGATCTATCGGCAGATTGTCGAGCAGCTTCGGCGGCTGATTGCTGGGGGCCAGATTGCGCCCGGCGAGCTGCTGCCGTCGGTGCGCGATGTGGCGGGGTTCCATGCGATCAATCCGATGACGGTGTCGCGTGCCTATGGCATGGCCGAAAGCGAAGGCCTGCTCGAACGGTTGCGCGGCAAGGGGATGGTCGTGGCGCAAGCGCATCGGTCGACGCAAACCCAGGCGCAACGCCTGGGGCTGCTCGAACCGCAGTTACAGGCGCTGGCGCGACAGACCACCGAACTCGAACTGCCTGCCGAGCCTGTGCTGCGGCGGTTGTCCAAACTGCTGGGGGAATGA
- a CDS encoding helix-turn-helix domain-containing protein, whose amino-acid sequence MNMKFSTSAQRQRLLNRLQQEPIDTISARRDLNIMMPAARIRELRDEGHYIKTSLISCCDDRGRRHQKIALYSLAEVEAS is encoded by the coding sequence ATGAATATGAAATTCAGTACCAGCGCTCAGCGCCAGCGCCTCTTAAATCGCCTTCAACAAGAACCCATCGATACAATCTCCGCACGCCGTGATCTAAACATTATGATGCCGGCAGCGCGTATCAGAGAGTTACGTGACGAAGGCCATTACATCAAAACATCACTTATTAGCTGCTGTGATGACCGTGGCCGCCGTCATCAGAAAATTGCCTTGTATTCGTTAGCTGAAGTTGAAGCCTCATAG
- a CDS encoding ABC transporter ATP-binding protein, translated as MNAVLRETTMAAPLSVQGLHHAYEGSPVLAGIDLALEPGSVLGLIGRNGAGKSTLIRAMVGLLEPSEGKAFVFGEPALRMSDATKGRLSYVPQQPEALAWLTAEQMLDYIGRFYPRWDRGFAKQLMQRWQIPQNRLLAKLSPGERQRVELIRALASQPDLLVLDEPAAALDPVARRELLREVAVRAGEFGTTVLFSTHIVSDLERVASDIAFVHQGRLILRSTVDDTKERFMRLWLPPRLSAAAPEVALSHRQHGDGSISLVVERDSEGQWPQASQLPGARIDPLGLEDLFVEIAE; from the coding sequence ATGAACGCCGTACTTCGCGAGACCACGATGGCTGCCCCGTTATCCGTTCAGGGCCTGCACCATGCTTATGAGGGTAGCCCGGTGTTGGCGGGGATCGACCTCGCACTCGAGCCCGGTAGCGTGCTGGGGTTGATCGGTCGCAATGGCGCAGGCAAGTCCACGCTGATCCGCGCCATGGTCGGTTTGCTCGAACCGAGCGAGGGCAAGGCGTTTGTCTTTGGCGAACCGGCCTTGCGCATGTCCGATGCCACTAAGGGGCGCCTGTCCTATGTGCCGCAGCAGCCGGAGGCATTGGCCTGGTTGACGGCCGAGCAGATGCTCGATTACATCGGGCGCTTCTATCCGCGTTGGGATCGTGGCTTCGCCAAGCAGCTGATGCAGCGCTGGCAAATTCCGCAGAATCGCCTGCTGGCCAAGCTTTCGCCCGGCGAACGGCAACGTGTGGAGTTGATTCGCGCGCTGGCGTCGCAGCCCGACCTGCTGGTGCTGGACGAGCCGGCCGCGGCGCTCGACCCGGTGGCGCGCCGCGAACTGTTGCGTGAAGTCGCCGTGCGCGCTGGCGAGTTCGGTACGACCGTGCTGTTCTCCACACACATCGTGTCCGATCTTGAGCGCGTCGCTTCGGACATTGCCTTTGTGCACCAAGGCCGGCTGATTTTGCGCAGCACCGTGGACGATACGAAAGAACGCTTCATGCGCTTGTGGTTGCCGCCTCGTTTGAGTGCGGCGGCACCGGAGGTTGCGCTGAGCCATCGCCAGCACGGGGACGGCAGCATCAGCCTGGTAGTCGAGCGCGACAGCGAAGGTCAGTGGCCGCAGGCGAGTCAGCTGCCGGGTGCACGCATCGATCCGTTGGGGTTGGAAGATCTGTTCGTGGAGATCGCCGAATGA
- a CDS encoding alpha/beta hydrolase, protein MSSITTKDGTRIAYKDWGKGQPILFSHGWPLAGDAWDAQMLFFGQQGYRVIAHDRRGHGASDQPWDGNNMDQYADDLAELIEKLDLKDLVMIGHSTGGGEVAHYIGRHGTSRVAKVVLVGAVPPLMLKTDANPEGTPLEVFDGIRKGTGGDRSQFFRDLSIPFYGFNREGAKINEGLRDTFWLMGMQGGIKGEYDCIHEFSEVDYTDDLKKIDKPTLVIHGDDDQIVPIAAAGAKTAKIVKDATFKIYKGSPHGLAQTQADQFNQDVLAFIKG, encoded by the coding sequence ATGAGCAGCATCACGACGAAAGACGGGACCAGGATCGCCTATAAGGATTGGGGCAAGGGGCAGCCGATTCTGTTCTCGCACGGCTGGCCGCTGGCCGGCGATGCATGGGATGCGCAGATGCTTTTCTTCGGCCAGCAAGGCTATCGGGTGATCGCCCATGATCGACGCGGGCATGGGGCGTCCGATCAACCTTGGGACGGCAACAACATGGACCAGTACGCCGACGATCTGGCCGAGCTGATCGAGAAGCTCGACCTGAAAGACCTGGTCATGATCGGCCACTCGACCGGCGGTGGCGAAGTGGCGCATTACATTGGGCGTCATGGCACCAGCCGTGTCGCGAAGGTCGTACTGGTAGGCGCCGTGCCTCCCCTGATGCTAAAGACCGACGCCAATCCGGAAGGCACGCCCCTGGAAGTGTTCGACGGCATCCGCAAAGGGACGGGAGGCGATCGCTCGCAGTTCTTCCGCGACCTGTCGATCCCGTTCTACGGATTCAACCGCGAGGGCGCCAAGATCAACGAAGGCCTGCGCGACACCTTCTGGCTGATGGGTATGCAGGGCGGCATCAAGGGCGAGTACGACTGCATCCATGAATTTTCAGAAGTCGATTACACCGACGACCTGAAGAAGATCGACAAGCCCACCCTGGTGATTCATGGCGACGACGACCAGATCGTGCCGATCGCCGCAGCGGGTGCCAAGACAGCGAAGATCGTCAAGGACGCAACCTTCAAGATCTACAAGGGCAGCCCGCATGGCCTGGCGCAGACGCAGGCCGATCAGTTCAACCAGGACGTGCTGGCCTTTATCAAAGGCTGA
- a CDS encoding helix-turn-helix domain-containing protein, with product MVKKNYTQETAANGVEQAFKLLEGRWKLVIMFHLFGGRIMRFSELERAIPSVSQKMLAQQLRHMESDGLVHRIVHHQVPPKVEYALTAWGQALCPALDALLTWLEERPLSEGADES from the coding sequence ATGGTGAAAAAAAACTACACCCAGGAGACTGCAGCCAACGGCGTGGAGCAGGCATTCAAGCTCCTTGAAGGGCGTTGGAAGCTCGTCATCATGTTCCACCTGTTTGGTGGTCGAATCATGCGGTTTTCAGAACTGGAACGAGCGATCCCATCGGTCTCGCAAAAAATGCTGGCCCAGCAGCTTCGACACATGGAAAGTGACGGCCTCGTCCATCGTATCGTCCACCACCAGGTGCCGCCGAAGGTCGAATATGCTCTGACGGCGTGGGGACAGGCATTGTGTCCGGCGCTGGATGCCTTGCTCACCTGGCTGGAAGAACGCCCCCTATCGGAGGGTGCTGACGAGAGCTGA
- a CDS encoding NmrA family NAD(P)-binding protein, with the protein MFLVMGITGKVGGAAAKHLLAQGKEVRALVRHREKATKWADQGVQLVEGDWNDSAAIEIALKGVEGAFVMLPSEWAPSPDYKEAKAVIANYVGALTRAAPPRVVALSSMGANRTSGLGMITALSLLEQAFRDLTLPIAYVRAGGFFENFLYGLQAAQGGTLPVYYNPTDRKSTMVATHDVGVEIAALLTGPAWLGHRVVELGSMVSADDVAAQLGDVLKIEVKAFAIPRAGWPAAFEQLGIPKGQTGPAEAMFDAVNAGWMGLGVDGTEHVPGTTSARDVFAAAQKAVAE; encoded by the coding sequence ATGTTTTTAGTTATGGGAATCACGGGAAAAGTTGGCGGCGCAGCGGCCAAGCATCTGCTGGCGCAAGGCAAAGAGGTACGTGCGCTCGTCCGGCATCGTGAAAAAGCGACGAAGTGGGCCGACCAGGGTGTGCAGCTGGTAGAAGGCGACTGGAACGACTCGGCGGCCATCGAGATAGCGCTCAAAGGCGTCGAAGGCGCTTTTGTCATGTTGCCATCCGAATGGGCGCCTTCGCCGGATTACAAAGAAGCGAAGGCCGTGATCGCAAATTACGTCGGTGCGCTTACCCGGGCAGCTCCGCCGCGGGTGGTTGCGCTCTCATCCATGGGGGCAAACCGAACCAGCGGGCTGGGGATGATCACCGCGCTGTCGCTTCTGGAGCAGGCATTTCGCGACCTGACATTGCCGATCGCTTATGTGCGTGCAGGCGGCTTTTTCGAGAACTTCCTTTACGGCCTGCAGGCTGCCCAGGGTGGCACGCTCCCCGTCTACTACAACCCGACCGACCGGAAATCGACCATGGTTGCAACCCATGACGTCGGCGTTGAGATCGCAGCGCTTCTGACCGGACCGGCATGGTTGGGGCATCGGGTTGTCGAGCTCGGTTCGATGGTCAGCGCTGATGACGTGGCGGCGCAACTGGGCGACGTCTTGAAGATCGAGGTCAAAGCGTTTGCCATTCCGCGAGCGGGTTGGCCGGCGGCGTTCGAGCAGTTGGGTATTCCGAAGGGTCAGACCGGGCCGGCCGAAGCCATGTTCGATGCCGTCAACGCAGGTTGGATGGGCCTTGGAGTCGACGGAACAGAGCATGTTCCAGGCACGACATCCGCACGTGATGTCTTTGCGGCGGCCCAGAAGGCCGTTGCGGAATAA